A single genomic interval of Mangifera indica cultivar Alphonso chromosome 5, CATAS_Mindica_2.1, whole genome shotgun sequence harbors:
- the LOC123216509 gene encoding putative kinase-like protein TMKL1, which yields MAFFKLYSSYIFFFFAIAFSASLTGSLSSSSSRDIELLLGNIKASLQGNTDNLLLSSWNLSVPLCQWRGLRWVFSNGSILSCNDFTSPQWNNVSLHKDFSIHLYSIQLPSANLSGSLPKELGEFSMLQSLYLNINSLNGIIPLELGYSSSLTDIDLGDNLFSGVLAPSIWNLCDKLVSLRLHGNSLSGALPEPALPNSNCKNFQFLDLGGNKFSGSFPEFITRFPSLKVLDLSNNMFSGSIPEILTGLKLEKLNLSYNNFSGMLPFFGESRFGAEVFEGNSPNLCGLPLRSCSGNSRLSSGLIAGIVIGLMTGVVVFASLLIGYMQNKKRRSGADSEDDLEEGEDDENGVSVIGAGAGTGEGKLVLFQGGEHLTLEDVLNATGKVIEKTTYGTAYKAKLADGGTITLRLLREGSCKDRSSCLPAVKQLGRIRHENLIPLRAFYQGKRGEKLLIYDHISNRTLHDLLYDTRARNSVLNWARRHKIALGIARGLAYLHTGLEIPISHGNIKSKNVLVDDFFVARLTDFGLDKLMIPSVADEMLALAKTDGYKAPELQRMKKCNSRTDVYAFGILLLEILIGKKPGKNERSSEFLDLPSKVKVAVLEETTMEVFDVEVLKGIRSPMEDGLVQALKLAMGCCAPAASARPTMDEVVKQLEENRPRNRSALYSPTETRSESGTPF from the exons ATGGCCTTTTTTAAACTTTACTCTTCctacattttcttcttttttgccaTAGCTTTTTCAGCTTCACTCACTGGGTCATTATCTTCGTCTTCTTCACGAGATATTGAGCTTCTCTTAGGAAATATCAAAGCTTCACTGCAAGGAAATACTGACAACTTGCTTTTGTCCTCATGGAACTTATCTGTGCCTTTGTGTCAATGGAGAGGACTCAGATGGGTGTTTTCTAATGGCTCTATTCTCTCGTGCAATGACTTCACTTCACCACAGTGGAATAATGTTTCTCTTCATAAAGACTTTTCTATTCACCTTTACTCTATTCAGCTCCCATCAGCTAACCTCTCTGGTTCGCTCCCTAAAGAGCTCGGTGAGTTCTCTATGCTTCAAAGTTTGTATCTTAACATCAACTCACTCAATGGAATTATCCCTCTTGAGCTTGGATATAGCTCTTCACTCACGGATATTGATTTGGGTGATAATCTTTTTAGTGGTGTTCTAGCTCCATCAATTTGGAATTTATGTGATAAACTTGTTTCTCTCAGGCTTCATGGGAACTCACTTTCGGGGGCTCTCCCTGAACCTGCACTGCCTAATTCTAATTGCAAGAACTTTCAGTTTCTTGATTTGGGTGGCAATAAGTTTTCAGGGAGTTTCCCTGAATTTATAACTAGATTTCCTAGTCTTAAAGTGCTTGACCTTTCGAATAACATGTTTTCAGGTTCAATTCCAGAGATTTTAACTGGATTGAAACTTGAAAAGTTGaatctttcatataataattttagtgggATGCTGCCATTTTTTGGTGAGTCAAGGTTTGGTGCGGAGGTTTTTGAAGGAAACAGTCCAAACCTTTGCGGTTTACCTTTAAGAAGTTGTAGTGGAAATTCTAGGTTGAGCTCTGGTTTGATTGCTGGTATAGTGATTGGATTAATGACTGGAGTGGTGGTTTTTGCTTCATTGTTGATTGGTTATATGCAAAATAAGAAGAGAAGAAGCGGAGCTGATAGTGAGGATGACTTAGAGGAAggtgaagatgatgaaaatggtGTTAGTGTTATTGGTGCTGGTGCTGGAACTGGTGAAGGAAAACTGGTTCTGTTTCAAGGCGGTGAGCATTTGACACTGGAAGATGTGTTGAATGCAACAGGAAAAGTTATTGAGAAGACAACATATGGGACTGCTTATAAGGCAAAGCTTGCAGATGGGGGGACCATAACTTTGAGGCTATTGAGGGAAGGCAGTTGCAAGGATAGGAGTTCATGTTTGCCTGCGGTAAAACAACTGGGAAGGATTCGACATGAGAATTTGATTCCATTAAGAGCTTTCTATCAAGGAAAGAGAGGGGAAAAGCTACTCATATATGACCATATTTCCAATAGGACGCTCCATGATCTTTTATATG ATACTAGAGCTAGAAACTCAGTGCTGAATTGGGCTCGGCGACACAAGATTGCATTGGGTATAGCCCGGGGACTAGCATATCTTCATACTGGCCTTGAGATACCCATCAGTCATGGCAATATAAAATCCAAGAATGTGCTTGTGGATGATTTTTTTGTGGCCAGGCTTACTGATTTTGGGCTTGACAAGCTTATGATCCCTTCTGTTGCGGATGAAATGCTTGCACTTGCAAAGACTGATGGGTACAAAGCACCAGAGCTTCAAAGGATGAAGAAATGCAATTCCAGGACAGATGTTTATGCATTTGGGATACTTCTGTTGGAGATTTTGATAGGAAAGAAACCAGGGAAAAATGAGAGAAGCAGTGAGTTTTTAGACTTGCCGTCAAAGGTGAAAGTGGCAGTTTTAGAAGAGACAACAATGGAGGTTTTTGATGTGGAGGTTTTGAAAGGGATAAGGAGTCCAATGGAGGATGGATTAGTTCAGGCATTAAAGCTTGCAATGGGATGTTGTGCTCCAGCAGCTTCTGCAAGGCCAACCATGGATGAAGTTGTGAAGCAGTTGGAAGAAAATAGACCAAGAAACAGGTCAGCTTTGTATAGCCCTACTGAAACGAGGAGTGAAAGTGGTACCCCCTTCTGA
- the LOC123216510 gene encoding probable pectate lyase 8 isoform X2 codes for MVKNQSLINGVRHHLARPYSIIYWNRKKKREEVLCFEAATMAVSPRWISSVCALLILCLFLGVKASTVKHELNYRLLNSKNTSIADRSIRNSTERRRLGYFSCETGNPIDDCWRCDPKWHLHRKHLADCAIGFGRNAIGGRDGKFYVVSDSSDDNPVDPKPGTLRHAVIQDRPLWIVFKQDMAITLKQELIMNSFKTIDGRGVNVHIANGACITIQYITNVIIHGIHIHDCKPTGNAMVRSSPSHYGWRTMADGDGISIFGASHIWIDHNSLSNCADGLIDAIMASTAITISNNYFTHHNEVMLLGHSDSYTRDKQMQVTIAYNHFGEGLIQRMPRCRHGYFHVVNNDYTHWEMYAIGGSADPTINSQGNRYLAPSDPFAKEVTKRVDTSDGVWKSWNWRSEGDLLLNGAYFISSGAGSAASYARASSLGAKSSSLVGALTSSAGAMSCRVGRQC; via the exons ATGGTTAAGAATCAGAGTTTGATTAACGGAGTTAGGCATCACTTGGCTAGACC ATATAGCATCATTTATTGgaacagaaagaaaaagagagaggaaGTGTTGTGCTTCGAAGCAGCAACAATGGCGGTTTCTCCTAGATGGATAAGTTCTGTATGTGCATTACTGATTCTATGTCTATTTCTCGGCGTTAAAGCATCGACAGTGAAGCACGAGCTAAACTATag GCTGTTGAACTCCAAAAATACATCCATAGCGGACAG GTCAATTCGTAATAGTACTGAAAGAAGAAGGTTAGGATATTTTTCATGTGAAACTGGAAACCCAATCGATGATTGTTGGCGTTGTGACCCTAAATGGCATTTGCACCGAAAACATCTTGCTGATTGTGCCATTGGTTTTGGGCGCAATGCCATTGGTGGCCGTGATGGCAAGTTCTATGTTGTAAGTGACTCTAGCGATGATAATCCTGTTGATCCTAAACCAGGCACACTTCGTCATGCTGTCATCCAAGACAGGCCTTTGTGGATTGTGTTCAAACAGGACATGGCGATCACACTCAAGCAAGAGCTTATAATGAATAGCTTCAAGACAATTGATGGTCGTGGTGTCAATGTCCATATTGCTAATGGGGCTTGCATCACCATTCAATACATTACCAATGTCATTATTCACGGTATACATATCCATGATTGTAAACCAACTGGCAATGCCATGGTGAGAAGCTCCCCAAGCCATTACGGGTGGAGGACAATGGCTGATGGTGATGGCATTTCAATTTTTGGAGCAAGCCATATTTGGATTGACCACAATTCTCTATCTAATTGTGCTGATGGTCTTATTGATGCTATAATGGCCTCAACAGCAATTACTATTTCCAACAACTACTTCACCCACCATAACGAG GTTATGCTATTGGGACACAGTGACTCGTATACAAGAGACAAGCAGATGCAAGTGACCATCGCCTACAACCATTTCGGTGAAGGTCTTATCCAGAGAATGCCACG GTGCAGGCATGGGTATTTCCACGTGGTGAACAATGACTATACACACTGGGAAATGTATGCCATTGGTGGAAGTGCTGATCCCACCATTAACAGCCAGGGCAACAGATACCTTGCCCCCTCAGATCCCTTTGCCAAGgag GTAACAAAGAGGGTGGATACATCAGACGGTGTATGGAAGAGTTGGAATTGGCGATCAGAGGGAGATCTGTTGCTGAATGGAGCCTACTTCATTTCATCGGGAGCTGGATCTGCTGCCAGCTATGCAAGGGCATCAAGCTTAGGGGCAAAATCCTCTTCCTTGGTTGGCGCTCTTACCTCTAGCGCTGGTGCTATGTCCTGCCGCGTTGGTAGACAATGTTAA
- the LOC123216510 gene encoding probable pectate lyase 8 isoform X1 yields the protein MVKNQSLINGVRHHLARPYSIIYWNRKKKREEVLCFEAATMAVSPRWISSVCALLILCLFLGVKASTVKHELNYRLLNSKNTSIADSSDDSWSQHAVDNPEEVAAMVDMSIRNSTERRRLGYFSCETGNPIDDCWRCDPKWHLHRKHLADCAIGFGRNAIGGRDGKFYVVSDSSDDNPVDPKPGTLRHAVIQDRPLWIVFKQDMAITLKQELIMNSFKTIDGRGVNVHIANGACITIQYITNVIIHGIHIHDCKPTGNAMVRSSPSHYGWRTMADGDGISIFGASHIWIDHNSLSNCADGLIDAIMASTAITISNNYFTHHNEVMLLGHSDSYTRDKQMQVTIAYNHFGEGLIQRMPRCRHGYFHVVNNDYTHWEMYAIGGSADPTINSQGNRYLAPSDPFAKEVTKRVDTSDGVWKSWNWRSEGDLLLNGAYFISSGAGSAASYARASSLGAKSSSLVGALTSSAGAMSCRVGRQC from the exons ATGGTTAAGAATCAGAGTTTGATTAACGGAGTTAGGCATCACTTGGCTAGACC ATATAGCATCATTTATTGgaacagaaagaaaaagagagaggaaGTGTTGTGCTTCGAAGCAGCAACAATGGCGGTTTCTCCTAGATGGATAAGTTCTGTATGTGCATTACTGATTCTATGTCTATTTCTCGGCGTTAAAGCATCGACAGTGAAGCACGAGCTAAACTATag GCTGTTGAACTCCAAAAATACATCCATAGCGGACAG TTCGGATGATTCATGGAGCCAGCACGCTGTTGATAATCCAGAGGAGGTGGCTGCTATGGTCGACAT GTCAATTCGTAATAGTACTGAAAGAAGAAGGTTAGGATATTTTTCATGTGAAACTGGAAACCCAATCGATGATTGTTGGCGTTGTGACCCTAAATGGCATTTGCACCGAAAACATCTTGCTGATTGTGCCATTGGTTTTGGGCGCAATGCCATTGGTGGCCGTGATGGCAAGTTCTATGTTGTAAGTGACTCTAGCGATGATAATCCTGTTGATCCTAAACCAGGCACACTTCGTCATGCTGTCATCCAAGACAGGCCTTTGTGGATTGTGTTCAAACAGGACATGGCGATCACACTCAAGCAAGAGCTTATAATGAATAGCTTCAAGACAATTGATGGTCGTGGTGTCAATGTCCATATTGCTAATGGGGCTTGCATCACCATTCAATACATTACCAATGTCATTATTCACGGTATACATATCCATGATTGTAAACCAACTGGCAATGCCATGGTGAGAAGCTCCCCAAGCCATTACGGGTGGAGGACAATGGCTGATGGTGATGGCATTTCAATTTTTGGAGCAAGCCATATTTGGATTGACCACAATTCTCTATCTAATTGTGCTGATGGTCTTATTGATGCTATAATGGCCTCAACAGCAATTACTATTTCCAACAACTACTTCACCCACCATAACGAG GTTATGCTATTGGGACACAGTGACTCGTATACAAGAGACAAGCAGATGCAAGTGACCATCGCCTACAACCATTTCGGTGAAGGTCTTATCCAGAGAATGCCACG GTGCAGGCATGGGTATTTCCACGTGGTGAACAATGACTATACACACTGGGAAATGTATGCCATTGGTGGAAGTGCTGATCCCACCATTAACAGCCAGGGCAACAGATACCTTGCCCCCTCAGATCCCTTTGCCAAGgag GTAACAAAGAGGGTGGATACATCAGACGGTGTATGGAAGAGTTGGAATTGGCGATCAGAGGGAGATCTGTTGCTGAATGGAGCCTACTTCATTTCATCGGGAGCTGGATCTGCTGCCAGCTATGCAAGGGCATCAAGCTTAGGGGCAAAATCCTCTTCCTTGGTTGGCGCTCTTACCTCTAGCGCTGGTGCTATGTCCTGCCGCGTTGGTAGACAATGTTAA
- the LOC123217013 gene encoding sterol 3-beta-glucosyltransferase UGT80A2-like produces MAETQENLRLSSSASSSSSELSVKFERGIGFVSSSEVKEVDGRETSASGSSVNNGHAESSGNSGKSLPKVKSPQMELSSAEKQEQVSSPLKLERAKTESHRSRSILAEQAAQIFDNKISVKQKIKLLNRIATVKDDGTVEFEVTGDVEPDDLGAASENLCCEVVNEEPLDLQDHLYVPPLQIVILIVGTRGDVQPFIAIGKRLQDYGHRVRLATHSNFKDFVLTAGLEFYPLGGDPKVLAGYMVKNKGFLPSGPSEIPVQRNQMKEIINSLLPACKEPDLDSGIPFKADAIIANPPAYGHTHVAEALKVPIHIFFTMPWTPTSEFPHPLSRVKQSAGYRLSYQIVDSMIWLGIRDMINDVRKKKLKLRPVTYLSGSQGSDSNIPHGYIWSPHLVPKPKDWGPKVDVVGFCFLDLASNYEPPESLVKWLDAGTKPIYIGFGSLPVQEPEKMTQIIVEALEITEQRGIINKGWGGLGNLAEPKDFVYLLDNCPHDWLFLQCKAVVHHGGAGTTAAGLKAACPTTIVPFFGDQPFWGERVHARGVGPPPIPVEEFSLAKLVHAIKFMLDPEVKERAVELGKAMEKEDGVTGAVRAFFKHYPRSKGQTKPEMKVEAEPSSEPSSLFSISRCFGCY; encoded by the exons ATGGCGGAGACTCAAGAGAATTTAAGGTtgtcttcttctgcttcttcaagTTCAAGTGAACTTTCTGTGAAGTTTGAGCGCGGAATTGGCTTTGTAAGTAGCAGCGAAGTTAAAGAAGTGGATGGCAGAGAGACGAGTGCGAGTGGCAGTTCCGTAAATAATGGACATGCAGAGTCTTCGG gAAATTCTGGGAAAAGTCTTCCTAAGGTAAAGAGTCCTCAGATGGAGTTGTCAAGCGCTGAGAAACAGGAGCAAGTTTCAAGTCCGCTTAAGCTGGAAAGAGCAAAAACTGAGAGTCACAGATCTCGTAGTATTCTTGCTGAACAGGCAGCCCAAATTTTTGACAACAAGATTTCTGTCAAGCAGAAG ATTAAATTGTTGAACAGAATAGCTACTGTGAAAGATGATGGAACTGTAGAATTCGAAGTTACTGGAGATGTTGAACCTGATGATCTTGGTGCTGCGTCTGAAAATTTATGTTGTGAAGTTGTTAATGAAGAGCCCCTTGATTTACAAGACCATCTATATGTACCACCATTGCAAATAGTAATACTAATAGTTGGCACTCGTGGTGATGTACAACCATTTATTGCAATTGGCAAACGTCTGCAG GACTATGGTCATCGTGTTAGATTAGCTactcattcaaatttcaaagattttgtCTTGACTGCTGGGTTGGAGTTCTATCCTTTAGGTGGAGATCCAAAAGTTCTTGCCGGTT ATATGGTTAAAAACAAGGGCTTCTTGCCATCAGGCCCTTCCGAGATACCCGTTCAACGAAATCAGATGAAGGAAATCATTAACTCTTTACTTCCAGCTTGCAAAGAGCCTGATTTAGATTCTGGTATTCCCTTTAAGGCGGATGCAATCATTGCTAATCCCCCAGCATACG GGCACACCCATGTTGCAGAGGCACTAAAAGTACccattcatatatttttcacaATGCCATGGAC GCCAACCAGTGAGTTTCCGCATCCTTTGTCCCGTGTCAAGCAGTCAGCTGGATATCGA CTATCATATCAAATTGTTGACTCAATGATTTGGCTTGGAATTCGGGACATGATAAATGATGTTAGGAAAAAAAAGCTGAAGCTACGGCCTGTCACTTATTTGAGCGGTTCCCAGGGTTCCGATTCTAATATTCCGCATGGATATATATGGAGTCCTCACCTTGTTCCTAAACCAAAAG ACTGGGGGCCAAAAGTTGATGTGGTTGGATTTTGCTTCCTTGATCTTGCATCAAATTATGAACCTCCAGAATCACTTGTAAAATGGCTTGATGCTGGTACAAAGCCTATTTATATTGGATTCGGTAGCCTT CCAGTTCAAGAGCCGGAGAAAATGACCCAAATAATTGTGGAAGCACTGGAAATAACTGAACAGAGGGGTATCATTAACAAAGGCTGGGGTGGCCTTGGCAACT TGGCAGAACCAAAGGACTTTGTCTACTTGTTGGACAATTGCCCCCATGACTGGCTATTTTTACAATGCAAGGCTGTG GTTCATCATGGTGGTGCTGGAACAACTGCTGCGGGTCTTAAAGCAGCG tgCCCGACAACCATTGTACCTTTCTTTGGTGACCAACCTTTCTGGGGAGAGCGAGTACATGCCAGGGGAGTAGGTCCCCCACCCATCCCAGTTGAAGAGTTCTCACTTGCTAAGTTGGTTCATGCAATAAAATTCATGCTAGATCCAGAG GTGAAGGAGCGTGCAGTTGAACTGGGAAAGGCCATGGAGAAAGAGGATGGAGTAACTGGAGCGGTAAGAGCATTTTTTAAGCATTATCCTCGTTCGAAGGGTCAGACTAAACCTGAGATGAAGGTTGAGGCAGAGCCATCGTCGGAACCATCAAGTCTTTTCTCCATTAGTAGATGTTTTGGTTGTTATTGA